GAGCATGGTCTGGCGGATGTCATCCTTGAGCTCGGCAGTCATATCCGATTCGATAAACCCGGGAGTGACGGCATTGACCAGGATATTCTTCCCGGAAAGTTCCTTGGCGATGGACTTGGTCATGCCGATGATGCCGGCCTTGCTGGCGACATAGTTGGCCTGGCCCGCATTGCCCATTTGCCCGACCACGCTGGAAATATTGATAATGCGGCCGCTGCTTTTTTTCATCATGGGGCGGGTAACCGCCTTGCACATCAGGAAGGTACTCTTGAGGTTGGTGTTGATGACGGCGTCAAAGTCCTCTTCCTTCATGCGCATGAGCAGACCGTCTTTGGTGATGCCAGCGTTGTTGACGAGGATGTCGATGGTGCCGAGCTCACGGATGGTTCTTTCCACCAGGGCGGCACACTCCTGAGCATCGGAGACATTGGCGCGGATCGCGATGGCACGACGTCCCAAGGCTTCGATTTCAGAGACGACTTCACGGGCCGGGCCCTCGCTGGAAGCGTAGTTCACTGCGATGTCAGCGCCATTTTTCGCCAGTTCCAGGGCAATGGCGCGGCCGATACCACGGGATGCTCCGGTGACAAGCGCCACTTTATTGTGCAGCAGCATAGAAGGCCTCCTCGATTTTCTTCAGATCCTCACAGGACTCCAGGTTGAGGATACGCGCTTCTTTGTTGATCTTGCGCATGATGCCCGAGAGCACCTTGCCGGAGCCCAGCTCCACAAAGGAGTGAATGCCGTCTCCCAGCAGAATTTCCATGCTCTCGTACCAGCGTACGGTGCCGGTCACCTGACGGGTAAGAGAGGTGGGGATATCCTCGGCGCGGTACATGTAGGCAGCATCCACGTTATTGATGATGGTGTACTGCAGGTCGTTGAAGGTAATGGACTCCATGTCCTTTTGCAGGCGGTCCTGGGCGGGCTGCATCAGGGAGCAGTGGAACGGAGCGCTGACGGGCAGCATGACCG
This portion of the Desulfurispirillum indicum S5 genome encodes:
- the fabG gene encoding 3-oxoacyl-[acyl-carrier-protein] reductase, translated to MLLHNKVALVTGASRGIGRAIALELAKNGADIAVNYASSEGPAREVVSEIEALGRRAIAIRANVSDAQECAALVERTIRELGTIDILVNNAGITKDGLLMRMKEEDFDAVINTNLKSTFLMCKAVTRPMMKKSSGRIINISSVVGQMGNAGQANYVASKAGIIGMTKSIAKELSGKNILVNAVTPGFIESDMTAELKDDIRQTMLSHIPLGSFGKPEDVAGAVVFLASGLADYVTGQVIAVNGGMYM